The following proteins come from a genomic window of Hoplias malabaricus isolate fHopMal1 chromosome 15, fHopMal1.hap1, whole genome shotgun sequence:
- the idh3b gene encoding isocitrate dehydrogenase [NAD] subunit beta, mitochondrial isoform X1, with amino-acid sequence MMAAALRGRVGALVKGLSGVRLQPLGVRSLSLTANQNALESPPARADSTFKVTMLPGDGVGPELMTAVKEVFKAGDVPVEFEEFHLSEVQNMASEEKLNEVLSSMKSNRVAIKGKIHTPMEYKGELASYEMRLRRKLDLFANVVHVSSLPGYSTRHNNLDLVIIREQTEGEYSSLEHESVSGVVECLKIITREKSRRIAKFAFDYATKKGRSKVTAVHKANIMKLGDGLFLQSCAEVAELYPKIKYENIIIDNCCMQLVQNPYQFDVLVMPNLYGNIIDNLAAGLVGGAGVVPGESYSAEYAVFETGARHPFAQAVGRNIANPTAMLLSAANMLRHLNLEYHSNMVSEAVRKVIKQGKVRTRDLGGYSTTGDFVRAVVSNLRHLPNY; translated from the exons ATGATGGCGGCCGCCTTGAGGGGAAGAGTTGGAGCCTTGGTGAAG GGTCTGAGTGGGGTTCGCTTGCAACCACTTGGTGTGCGCTCTCTGAGTCTGACGGCCAACCAGAATGCCCTGGAGTCTCCACCAGCACGAGCCGACAGCACCTTCAAGGTCACCATGTTGCCAGGCGATGGGGTCGGACCTGAGCTCATGACTGCAGTCAAAGAAGTTTTTAAG GCAGGTGATGTACCTGTGGAGTTTGAGGAGTTTCACCTGAGCGAGGTGCAGAATATGGCCAGCGAGGAGAAGCTGaatgaggtgctcagctccatGAAGAGCAACAGGGTGGCAATCAAAG GGAAGATTCACACCCCAATGGAGTACAAAGGGGAACTGGCATCGTACGAGATGAGACTAAG GAGGAAACTGGACCTGTTTGCCAACGTGGTGCACGTGAGCAGCCTGCCTGGCTACAGCACACGGCACAATAATCTGGACCTTGTGATCATCCGTGAACAGACTGAGGGAGAATACAGTTCCCTGGAGCATGAG AGTGTCTCTGGTGTTGTGGAGTGCCTTAAGATCATCACCAGAGAGAAATCTCGCCGCATCGCCAAGTTTGCCTTCGACTATGCCACCAAGAAGGGACGCAGCAAAGTAACAGCAGTTCACAAGGCCAACATCAT GAAGCTTGGAGACGGGCTCTTCCTGCAGAGTTGTGCTGAAGTTGCTGAGCTTTACCCCAAGATCAAATACGAGAACATCATCATCGATAACTGCTGTATGCAG TTAGTCCAGAACCCGTATCAGTTTGATGTCCTGGTGATGCCTAACCTCTATGGGAACATTATTGATAACCTGGCAGCAGGCTTGGTTGGTGGAGCCGGGGTGGTTCCGGGAGAGAGCTACAGTGCAGAGTATGCTGTGTTTGAGACG GGGGCCAGGCACCCGTTTGCACAAGCTGTAGGAAGGAATATTGCTAACCCCACTGCAATGCTCCTGAGTGCTGCAAACATGCTCCGACATCTAAA tTTGGAGTACCACTCTAACATGGTGTCCGAAGCGGTCAGAAAAGTAATCAAGCAGGGCAAG gTGCGGACGCGAGATCTTGGTGGTTACAGCACTACGGGTGATTTTGTCCGTGCAGTTGTTTCCAACCTGCGTCACCTGCCCAATTACTGA
- the idh3b gene encoding isocitrate dehydrogenase [NAD] subunit beta, mitochondrial isoform X2, with protein MMAAALRGRVGALVKGLSGVRLQPLGVRSLSLTANQNALESPPARADSTFKVTMLPGDGVGPELMTAVKEVFKAGDVPVEFEEFHLSEVQNMASEEKLNEVLSSMKSNRVAIKGKIHTPMEYKGELASYEMRLRRKLDLFANVVHVSSLPGYSTRHNNLDLVIIREQTEGEYSSLEHESVSGVVECLKIITREKSRRIAKFAFDYATKKGRSKVTAVHKANIMKLGDGLFLQSCAEVAELYPKIKYENIIIDNCCMQLVQNPYQFDVLVMPNLYGNIIDNLAAGLVGGAGVVPGESYSAEYAVFETGARHPFAQAVGRNIANPTAMLLSAANMLRHLNLEYHSNMVSEAVRKVIKQGKVRTADLGGYATSAEFTRAVITNLSA; from the exons ATGATGGCGGCCGCCTTGAGGGGAAGAGTTGGAGCCTTGGTGAAG GGTCTGAGTGGGGTTCGCTTGCAACCACTTGGTGTGCGCTCTCTGAGTCTGACGGCCAACCAGAATGCCCTGGAGTCTCCACCAGCACGAGCCGACAGCACCTTCAAGGTCACCATGTTGCCAGGCGATGGGGTCGGACCTGAGCTCATGACTGCAGTCAAAGAAGTTTTTAAG GCAGGTGATGTACCTGTGGAGTTTGAGGAGTTTCACCTGAGCGAGGTGCAGAATATGGCCAGCGAGGAGAAGCTGaatgaggtgctcagctccatGAAGAGCAACAGGGTGGCAATCAAAG GGAAGATTCACACCCCAATGGAGTACAAAGGGGAACTGGCATCGTACGAGATGAGACTAAG GAGGAAACTGGACCTGTTTGCCAACGTGGTGCACGTGAGCAGCCTGCCTGGCTACAGCACACGGCACAATAATCTGGACCTTGTGATCATCCGTGAACAGACTGAGGGAGAATACAGTTCCCTGGAGCATGAG AGTGTCTCTGGTGTTGTGGAGTGCCTTAAGATCATCACCAGAGAGAAATCTCGCCGCATCGCCAAGTTTGCCTTCGACTATGCCACCAAGAAGGGACGCAGCAAAGTAACAGCAGTTCACAAGGCCAACATCAT GAAGCTTGGAGACGGGCTCTTCCTGCAGAGTTGTGCTGAAGTTGCTGAGCTTTACCCCAAGATCAAATACGAGAACATCATCATCGATAACTGCTGTATGCAG TTAGTCCAGAACCCGTATCAGTTTGATGTCCTGGTGATGCCTAACCTCTATGGGAACATTATTGATAACCTGGCAGCAGGCTTGGTTGGTGGAGCCGGGGTGGTTCCGGGAGAGAGCTACAGTGCAGAGTATGCTGTGTTTGAGACG GGGGCCAGGCACCCGTTTGCACAAGCTGTAGGAAGGAATATTGCTAACCCCACTGCAATGCTCCTGAGTGCTGCAAACATGCTCCGACATCTAAA tTTGGAGTACCACTCTAACATGGTGTCCGAAGCGGTCAGAAAAGTAATCAAGCAGGGCAAG GTTCGAACAGCAGATCTGGGAGGTTACGCTACGAGTGCGGAGTTCACAAGAGCAGTCATCACTAATCTGTCTGCGTGA